The genome window ACCCAGCTGGGGTAATTTCCAGTTACTCACAACTGAATACATAGGTTGTGTAGAGGCATACCAGGGGAACTGAAACATCTAAGTACCCTGAGGAAGAGAAAACAATAGTGATTCCGTCAGTAGCGGCGAGCGAACGCGGAGAAGCCCAAACCAAAGAGCTTGCTCTTTGGGGTTGTGGGACGTCTCACATGGAGTTACAAAGGAACCGGTTAAGCGAAGAGGTCTGGAAAGGCCCGCCAAAGAAGGTAAAAGCCCTGTAATTGAAAGTCTGTTCCCTCCGAGACGGATCCCGAGTAGTGCGGGGCACGTGAAACCCCGTATGAATCCGGCAGGACCATCTGCCAAGGCTAAATACTTCCTAGCGACCGATAGTGAAGCAGTACCGTGAGGGAAAGGTGAAAAGCACCCCGGAAGGGGAGTGAAATAGAACCTGAAACCGTGTGCTTACAAAAAGTCAGAGCCCGTTTTAGGGGTGATGGCGTGCCTTTTGTAGAATGAACCGGCGAGTTACGTTCCCGTGCAAGGTTAAGGTGAAGAGCCGGAGCCGCAGCGAAAGCGAGTCTGAATAGGGCGACATAGTACGTGGACGTAGACCCGAAACCGGGTGATCTACCCCTGTCCAGGGTGAAGGTGCGGTAACACGCACTGGAGGCCCGAACCCACGCACGTTGAAAAGTGCGGGGATGAGGTGGGGGTAGCGGAGAAATTCCAATCGAACTCGGAGATAGCTGGTTCTCCCCGAAATAGCTTTAGGGCTAGCCTCGGAAAACAGAGTCGTGGAGGTAGAGCACTGATTGGGTGCGGGGCCCGCAAGGGTTACCAAGCTCAGTCAAACTCCGAATGCCATAGACTTACTTCCGGGAGTCAGACAGTGAGTGCTAAGATCCATTGTCAAAAGGGAAACAGCCCAGACCATCAGCTAAGGTCCCCAAGTGTGTGTTAAGTGGGAAAGGATGTGGAGTTGCACAGACAACCAGGATGTTGGCTTAGAAGCAGCCACCATTGAAAGAGTGCGTAATAGCTCACTGGTCGAGTGACTCTGCGCCGAAAATGTAACGGGGCTAAACACACCACCGAAGCTATGGCTTGATGCTTTGCATCAGGGGTAGGGGAGCGTTGTATAAGGGTTGAAGGTGTACCGTAAGGAGCGCTGGACATTATACAAGTGAGAATGCCGGTATGAGTAACGAAAAGATCAGTGAGAATCTGATCCGCCGAAAGCCTAAGGGTTCCTGAGGAAGGCTCGTCCGCTCAGGGTAAGTCGGGACCTAAGGCGAGGCCGAAAGGCGTAGTCGAAGGACAACAGGTCGAAATTCCTGTACCACCGTAAGCCGTTATGAGCAATGGGGGGACGCAGTAGGGTAGTGACGCGGACTGATGGATGTCCGTCTAAGCAGTAAGGCTGATGTGTAGGCAAATCCGCACATCATAAGGCTGAGCTGTGATGGGGAGCGAAAATTGTAGTAGCGAAGGTCATGATCTCACACTGCCAAGAAAAGCCTCTAGCCAGGTGAAGGTGCCCGTACCGCAAACCGACACAGGTAGGCGAGAAGAGTATTCTAAGGCGCGCGGAAGAACTCTCGTTAAGGAACTCGGCAAAATGACCCCGTAACTTCGGGAGAAGGGGTGCCCCGGTAGTGTGAATAGCACGAGGGGGCCGCAGTGAAAAGGCCCAAGCGACTGTTTAGCAAAAACACAGGTCTGTGCGAAGCCGTAAGGCGAAGTATACGGGCTGACGCCTGCCCGGTGCTGGAAGGTTAAGGGGAGTGGTTAGGAGCAATCCGAAGCTGTGAACCGAAGCCCCAGTAAACGGCGGCCGTAACTATAACGGTCCTAAGGTAGCGAAATTCCTTGTCAGGTAAATTCTGACCCGCACGAATGGCGTAACGACTTGGGCGCTGTCTCAACGAGAGATCCGGTGAAATTTTAATACCTGTGAAGATGCAGGTTACCCGCGACAAGACGGAAAGACCCCATGGAGCTTTACTGCAGCTTGATATTGAATTTGGGTACGATCTGTACAGGATAGGTGGGAGCCTTTGAAGCAGGAGCGCAAGCTTCTGTGGAGGCAACGTTGGGATACCACCCTGATCGTATCTAGGTTCTAACCTGGTACCGTAATCCGGTGCGGGGACAGTGTCAGGTGGGCAGTTTGACTGGGGCGGTCGCCTCCTAAAGAGTAACGGAGGCGCCCAAAGGTTCCCTCAGAATGGTTGGAAATCATTCGAAGAGTGCAAAGGCATAAGGGAGCTTGACTGCGAGACCTACAAGTCGAGCAGGGACGAAAGTCGGGCTTAGTGATCCGGTGGTACCGCATGGAAGGGCCATCGCTCAACGGATAAAAGCTACCCTGGGGATAACAGGCTTATCTCCCCCAAGAGTCCACATCGACGGGGAGGTTTGGCACCTCGATGTCGGCTCATCGCATCCTGGGGCTGAAGTAGGTCCCAAGGGTTGGGCTGTTCGCCCATTAAAGCGGTACGCGAGCTGGGTTCAGAACGTCGTGAGACAGTTCGGTCCCTATCTGTCGTGGGCGTAGGAAATTTGAGAGGAGCTGTCCTTAGTACGAGAGGACCGGGATGGACGTACCGCTGGTGTACCAGTTGTTCCGCCAGGAGCACCGCTGGGTAGCTATGTACGGACGGGATAAACGCTGAAAGCATCTAAGCGTGAAGCCCCCCTCAAGATGAGATTTCCCAGTATGTAAGACCCCTTGAAGACGACGAGGTAGATAGGCTGGGGGTGGAAGTGCAGCAATGCATGGAGCTGACCAGTACTAATCGGTCGAGGGCTTATCCAAATATGCAAGTTGTAATTCGCACACTTTCGTTTCGAATCTAGTTTTCAGAGAACAACCACTCTGAAATGTAAGCACCGCGTTTGGTGGCGATGGCGGAGGGGTTCCACACGTACCCATCCCGAACACGACCGTTAAGCCCTCTAGCGCCGATGGTACTTGGACCGCAGGGTCCTGGGAGAGTAGGACGCCGCCAAGCAAAGAACCACTGCCGATGTTATTCGGTGGTGGTTTTTATTTATATACAAATGAGTACTTGAGGTATAAAAAAAGCCTGAAAACGGAAACTTTGTATCCTAAATGGCTCAATAGAAATAAACGTCGGTTGATTTGTGCAGACATTTATAGGTTATATTTTTTTAACTTGTCCGCACGAGAAAAACAGTTGTATTCATCAGGCAATACACCTAATATAACCAAGTACTTTTCCTTGACAGTCTAAATATCGCTTTGCTAAGATGGCAATAATAAATTTTTCAGAAAACGTATTTTCGGCGTAAAATACAGCCTGGAATCTTCGGGTTTTGGACCGTAAAGCTGAGCAACCATAAGGAGGAACACTTGCGTGTGGGAAGATAAATTTGGTAAGGAAGGCCTCACCTTTGATGATGTATTGCTAGTGCCACGGAAATCCGAGACACTGCCTAAAGAAGTAGATGTATCTATTCGTTTAAGCGACACTGTGAAGTTAAATATTCCTTTGATTAGTGCAGGAATGGATACGGTAACTGAAGCGACTTTGGCTATTGCCATTGCACGTGAAGGCGGTATCGGTATCATTCATAAAAATATGTCTGTTGAACAACAGGCTGAAGAAGTAGATCGGGTTAAACGTTCAGAGAGTGGTGTAATTACGAATCCATTCTCACTCACAGCAGATCATCTGGTATCTGATGCTGAAGAAGTTATGGCGAAATATCGGATCTCCGGCGTACCCATTATTGAAGGAGATCAGAAGCTGGTTGGTATTTTGACCAACCGTGATTTGCGTTTTATCCATGATTACGGCATCAAAATCAGCGAAGTTATGACTCGTGAGAATCTGGTTACCGCTCCTGTAGGTACTACATTGCAAGAAGCTGAAGGTATCCTTCAGAAACATAAGATTGAGAAACTTCCATTAGTTGATGAGACGAACACGTTGAAAGGTCTTATCACTATTAAAGATATTGAGAAAGCCATTCAATTCCCTCATGCAGCCAAAGATGCTCAAGGTCGTTTGTTGGTTGGTGCAGCGATTGGTATCTCCAAGGACACCTTTGAACGTGCGGATGCTTTGGTACAAGCTGGTGTTGATTTGATTACGGTAGACTCGGCTCACGGACACCACATTAATATCATTGAAGCAGTACGTCAGCTTCGCGAACGTTTCCCTAGCCTGACCATCGTTGCAGGTAACGTGGCTACTGGTGAAGCTACTCGTGACCTGATTGAAGCAGGGGCTTCGGTAGTTAAAGTGGGTATTGGTCCAGGGTCGATTTGTACAACACGTGTAATTGCTGGTATTGGTGTACCTCAAGTAACGGCAGTGTACGATTGTGCAACAGTGGCACGTGAATATGGAGTTCCGATTATTGCGGACGGCGGAATTAAATATTCTGGTGAAATTACGAAGGCACTGGCTGCAGGTGCACACGCGGTTATGTTGGGAAGTTTGTTTGCCGGTACAGCGGAAAGCCCGGGGGAAACTGAAATTTTCCAAGGACGTAGCTACAAAGTTTATCGCGGTATGGGTTCAATGGCTGCGATGAAACAAGGTAGTAAAGATCGTTATTTCCAAGATGATGACAAGAAACTGGTTCCAGAAGGAATTGAGGGTCGCGTCGCTTACAAAGGTCCATTGTCTGATACGATTCACCAACTGATTGGTGGTCTGCGTTCCGGTATGGGTTACTGCGGTACAAGCAACC of Paenibacillus sp. FSL R5-0517 contains these proteins:
- the guaB gene encoding IMP dehydrogenase, yielding MWEDKFGKEGLTFDDVLLVPRKSETLPKEVDVSIRLSDTVKLNIPLISAGMDTVTEATLAIAIAREGGIGIIHKNMSVEQQAEEVDRVKRSESGVITNPFSLTADHLVSDAEEVMAKYRISGVPIIEGDQKLVGILTNRDLRFIHDYGIKISEVMTRENLVTAPVGTTLQEAEGILQKHKIEKLPLVDETNTLKGLITIKDIEKAIQFPHAAKDAQGRLLVGAAIGISKDTFERADALVQAGVDLITVDSAHGHHINIIEAVRQLRERFPSLTIVAGNVATGEATRDLIEAGASVVKVGIGPGSICTTRVIAGIGVPQVTAVYDCATVAREYGVPIIADGGIKYSGEITKALAAGAHAVMLGSLFAGTAESPGETEIFQGRSYKVYRGMGSMAAMKQGSKDRYFQDDDKKLVPEGIEGRVAYKGPLSDTIHQLIGGLRSGMGYCGTSNLEQLRNDTGFIRITGAGLRESHPHDVQITKEAPNYSL